GCCGCCGCGCCAGTCTTTGTGAGACGGGCCATCAACGGTTTTCTGAGTTGCGGTGGTAGCGTGAACGGTGGTCATCAGGCCTTCAACGATACCGAAGTTGTCGTTGATAACTTTAGCCAGTGGCGCCAGGCAGTTAGTGGTGCAGGATGCGTTGGAAACGATGTCCTGGCCAGCATACTTCTCGAAGTTAGCGCCTTTAACGAACATTGGGGTGTTGTCTTTGGATGGACCAGTCAGAACAACTTTTTTCGCGCCAGCGGTGATGTGCTTACGCGCAGTTTCGTCAGTCAGGAAGATACCGGTTGCTTCAGCAACAACGTCAACACCGATTTCGCCCCACTTCAGGTTAGCTGGATCTTTTTCAGCAGTAACACGGATGGTTTTGCCGTTGACAACCAGGTGGCCGTCTTTCACTTCAACGGTGCCGTTGAAACGACCGTGAGTTGAGTCGTACTTCAGCATGTACGCCATGTATTCAGCGTCTAACAGATCGTTGATACCAACGATTTCGATGTCAGAACGTTCCTGAGCAGCACGGAAAACAATACGGCCGATACGGCCAAAACCGTTGATACCTACTTTGATAGTCATATATTCCACCAGCTATTTGTTAGTGAATAAAAGGTTGCGTGTAAAATTACAAAAACCTTACGCAGCGTCAAGCGGAATCGTGTCAATCATTGCGACAAATCAATCCTTCGCACTAGCTTTGCTCGATTGACCTACCTCACATTCCCTTGGAGCTAGCACCCATATGGGGCCTGCGCACGGAATTTTAAAGGGCTGCCCACATAAAAACGTGGACTGGATCACATTTGTCTGAGCACCTCTGCGCAACGAGTAAGTTTAGAACAAAAGTTCATACTTCAGTGTTAATGTTTTGTTAGAATCGACGGTAAAAGTAGTCTGTTTCAACTGCGAGATGTAAGCCTATGTCGAATCAACATAACTCCGATGAACTGAAAAAAAACCTCACAGAAATGCAGTTCTACGTAACCCAGCACCACGGTACGGAACCCCCGTTTACCGGGCGTCTGCTGCATAATAAGCGGGATGGTGTTTACCACTGCCTGGTGTGTGACGCCGCCCTGTTTAACTCCCAGAGCAAATACGATTCTGGCTGCGGCTGGCCGAGCTTCTATGAACCGGTCAGTGAAGAGGCGATTCATTATCTGAAGGACACCAGCCACGGTATGGAGCGCATTGAGATCCGCTGTGGAAACTGTGACGCGCATCTCGGTCACGTCTTCCCGGATGGCCCTCAGCCGACAGGGGAGCGTTTTTGCGTCAATTCCGCCTCATTAAGCTTCACCGATGACCAGAACGGCGACCAGACCAAAGGCTGAAAAATCGATTCAGCAAATTATTCCTTCACCTCAGGATAAAACATGAACATTGAAGAGATGATTAACGGCATGACGCCGGAAGTTTATCAGCGTCTGGTCACGGCGGTTGAGCTGGGCAAATGGGCCGATGGCGTGGCGCTGACCCCGGAGCAGAAAGAGAACTGTCTGCAGCTGGTGATGCTGTGGCAGGCGCGCAATAACACCGACGCGCAGCACATGACCATCGACACCCAGGGACAGATGGTGATGAAGAGCAAACAGCAGCTGAAAGAAGATTTTGGTATTGCGCCGAAATCCATCGCGACGCTGAAAATGCATTGATGGCGACTGCGGCCCGGCGATCCTCTCACCGGGCCTTTTTGATGCCGCTAGTGTTTGATCCCCAGCGAGTCAGCTAACTGCTTCGCCAGCTGGTTATTATCATCCGCGCCGTACTCCCAGAACATGGCGCCTGCCAGTCCTTTCTCTTTGATGTAGTCCGCTTTGATCGCCACCGAGCGCGGGTTTTCATACGACAGGGCGAACAGCGGCTTGCCATCATCAGACTTCACCGATAACCACGGCACTTTGGCCTCATCGTCCCACTGCTCCGTAAAGCGTTTCTGCGGATCGTTTAAAAACGTCTTCACGATATCGTTGTACTTCACGTAGGTATCTTTGGTCAGATCGTAGCCCAGGGATTTGAACAGTTCGATCTGCTGTGCGCTGAAGTAAGGCTGCGTTGCGGGATTTTTCTGTGCATCAGCTTTGCTCCAGTCGATGCCCGGCTCAACGGCGCGCTTCGGCACGCGCCCATAAAAACCGATGCCCAGGTTCATCTGCTGCGGTTTCAGCCCGGCGGCCAGATAGTTGTTCACCACAAAATCGACGCTGTATTTATCCGCGGCGGCAACGGTCGGCCAGGCGCTGGAGTCATACAGGTTGGCGTTGAAGTACTGAGTGCCGTACGCCATGTCGTAGGTCATCAGGTTGATGTAATCGAGCTGCGGGGCCACCGCTTTCACGTCCACCCAGCTTTTCGGACTTTCTGCATTGGCACCAACGGCGATGGTCACCAGTTTTTTATCGCCGAACGCGGCACGCAGCTCTTTCAGCAGTGCGGTAAAGTTAGCCCGATCTTCAGGCTTGCTGGCGACCAGTCCCCACGCGCCGTTGACCGGATACTCCCAGTCCAGATCGATCCCATCAAGTCCGTATTTCTCAACGATAGCGTCGGCGGAGCGGATGAACACCGCCCGGGTCTCCGGGGTTGATGCTGCACCCGAGAAACCACGAGCGCCCCAGCCGCCGACGGAGAGCAGCACCTTAAGGTTGGGGTTCTGCTTACGCAGGACAGGGAGCAGGGCCAGATCGGCTTCCACCTTAGGAGATAACCAGATCTGGTGCAGCCTGGCTGGATCTTTTAACGCCGGGTTAGTTTCGTCTTTCTCATCGTTATAGATCAGGCCAAAGGAGTAATTCAGGTGGGTTATCTGGCGCACGTCCAGTTTATTGATATCCCCGCCCGGTCCGGCAGTGACATCGCCGCCACCGTTGAAATAGCCGACGGACATCATCGAACTGGCGGAAGCAACCGAGGCGCAGAGCAGGGGTAAAGCTGCCAGCAATGGCAAACGTTTCATACAAGTTCCTCTTTGACTGAATAAAAATAACCACGCCACGGAAAGGCGTGGCGAAAAAACAGCCGAAAAAGAATAGCATTACCGCTGCGCTGAGAGTGGGAGGGAGTTCACTTTATGGGAGATCGTGCGGGTTGCCGGATTGCCCGGCGGCGCTGCGCTTGCACGGGCCTACGTGTCCGATGCCAGTTGTTGATTTTGTAGGCCGGGTAAGCGTCAGCGCCACCCGGCGAACAGGCGCGCTACGCCTGGGTTTCCTGCCAGTCCGCCAGCGTATACAGCGTGGCGCCTTCCGCCGCCATGTCCATAAAGGCCTGGGCGCTGTCCTGACGCTGAATGTTCACCCCGCGACAGCCGTCGGTGATCACATTCACCCGGTAGCCCAGCTGCAACGCGTCCAGCACGGTAAACTTCACGCAGTAATCCGTCGCCAGCCCCATCACAATCAGCTCCACAATCTCGTGATGACGCAGCCACTGATCCAGCCCGGTTTTCTGTCGGTGCCCGTTATCAAAAAAGGCGCTGTAGCTGTCGATGTTCGGGTTTTCTCCCTTCTGAAACACCGCGTCAATGGCTTTGCTGTTGAGCAGGGGATGCAGCTCTGCGCCTTCGCTGTGCTGCACGCAGTGATCGGGCCAGAAGGTTTGCGGCAGGCCGTCCAGCTCGCCCTGGGTAAAGGGCTCAACGTTATGCTGGCTGGCAAAGCTGCCGTGATCCGCCGGATGCCAGTCCTGGCTGGCAACCACCGCTTCGCCGCGTGCTTTACACCACCCGATCAGCGCGTTGGCAACATCTACCGTGCTGTCGCCTTCGGCTACCGCCAGCGCGCCGCCGGCGCAAAAATCATTTTGTAAATCGACCAGTAACAGGGCTCGTTGCTTCATAGGGGCTCCTTATTCGTCTGGCGTCAGTTCGCCACGCAGGTTTTGCATCATCGCGGTGCGGATCGCCTGCACATCCAGATCCTGACTGAGTAAGTAGTGAAGTTTAGTCAGCGTCGCCTCGACCGTCATATCGAACCCGCTGATCACCCCCGCATGGGCCAGGGCGTTACCGGTGGCATAGCCGCCCATATTCACCTTGCCGGACATGCACTGGGTCAGGTTCACCACCACAATTCCACGGCTGCTCGCCTCCTGCAGCTCTTTCAGGAACTCACCGTTCTGCGGCGCATTGCCCACGCCGTAGGAGCGCAGGATCAGCGCCTTCACCGGCTGGCGCAGGAAGTTACGCACCACCTCGGCGGAGATGCCCGGATAGATTGTCACCACGCCGATGGGCTGCGGGGTAATCGGATGCACCACCAGCTCGCCGGAGGTATGCGGCGCTGGCGGCGTGCCGAGGCGGCGGATATGGATCCCCGCTTCCAGCAGCGGCGTAAGGTTCGGCGAGGCAAAGGCGTCAAAACCGTCGGCATGGGCTTTGGTGGTGCGGTTCCCGCGATAGAGCCGGTTGTTGAAGAACAGGCTCACTTCGTTAATCGGGAAGTTGGCCGCCACGTACAGGGAGTTGAGCAGGTTGATCTGCCCGTCGGAGCGCAGCTCCGCCAGCGGGATCTGCGACCCGGTGACGATCACCGGCTTGCTGAGGTTTTCCAGCATGAACGACAGCGCCGAGGCGGTAAACGCCATGGTGTCGGTGCCGTGCAGGATCACGAAGCCATCGTAGTCGTCGTAGTGCGCCTTGATGTCGTCAGCGATATGTTGCCAGTCTTCCGGGGTCATGTCGGAAGAGTCCATCAGCGGATCGTATTCGTGGATGGTGAAGTCCGGCATCTCCGGGCGATGGAATTCGGGCATTAACGCCAGCTGGCGTTGCAGGTGGCCGGATACCGGAATGTAGCCATTTTCCGAGCGCTGCATACCGATGGTACCGCCGGTATAGGCCACATAAATTGATTTCTTTTGCATGATGTTATGTTCGTTTGCTTCAAAGAAAAATCCCCTCTTCGCAGAAGAGGGGATGAGGATTATCGTACGTTAGCGCAGGTGAGGCAGAACGCGTAGCGGTTTTGCGGATCGTTAAAGGCGGCCAGCTTGTCGCCCTCCGCTTTGACCGCTTTCGCCGCCGTGGCGACCGGGGCAGGCAGGTAAGCTTGCATCGCGTCCGGCAGCATGGCTTTTACCGAGCCGGAGAAGCTGTCCATCACCAGATCCATAAAGGTCGGCTCATCCTGATAGAAATCGATGTGCCACTGCTTCAGTTTCGCCAGCTCAGCGGCCTTCGCCACGGCATCGTCGAAGTCGCCCAGGTTATCCACCAGACCGTTGTTCTTCGCATCCTGGCCGGTCCAGACGTGACCCTGCGCAATCTGGTCGATCTGCTCCGGGGTTCGCTTACGGGAGTCGGCCACCAGGGTGATAAAACGCTTATAGCCGTTCTCAATGCTGAGCTGCATCATCTGCGACACTTCCGGCGGCAGCGCCTTGGTTACGGAGATGTCGGCCAGCGGTGAGGTGGCGACGCCGTCGGTGTGCACGCCCAGATAGTCAAGGCTGTTTTCGACGGTGTTAATCACCCCGAAGATGCCAATCGAGCCGGTGAGGGTGCTCGGGTTCGCCACGATGTAGTTCGCCGGGGTGGAGATCCAGTAGCCACCGGATGCCGCCATACCGCCCATCGAAACCACCACCGGCTTACCGGCGGCGCGCGCGGCTGCCAGTTCAGCACGGATCACTTCTGATGCGCTGACGCTGCCGCCCGGGCTGTTGACCCGCAGGACGATGGCTTTCACTTTCGGATCGAGACGCGCGTCGCGGATCTGTGCGGCGGTGGTATCACCCCCGACGTTACCCGGCGTCTCTTCGCCATCCATAATCGCCCCGTTAGCAAAGACCACGGCGATGCTGTCCCCGGTATCGGCCGGTTTTTTCGCCTGATAATCGTAGAAGCTGATGGCGCTGAAGTTCTTCTCCTCTTTGCTCCAGCCGAACTGTTTGGTCAGGGATTTTTCAACCTCGGCGCTGGAGCCCAGAGCATCCACCAGTTTGTTGTCCAGAGCATATTTCGCGGTATCGCCATCCACCTTACGCAGCCCGTCCAGCACGCCCTGCGCGCCCGGGAACACCTGCTCAGCGGTGATCTGACGGTTCGCGGCAACGGTGCTCAGGTAGTTCTGCCACAGCTCGCCAATCCAGCGGCTGTCCGCTTCACGGGCGGCAGGGGACATATCGTCGCGGATAAACGGCTCAACGGCGGATTTATAGGTCCCGACGCGGAAGACGTGGGTGGTGACCTTCAGCTTATCGAGCAGCGATTTGTAATAGAGGCCATTGGTGGCAAAGCCGTGCAGATCCACGCTGCCCTGCGGCGAAAGCCACACTTTGTTGGCAAAGCTCGCCAGATAGTACTGCCCCTGGCTGTAGTTATCGCCCACCGCAATCACCGGTTTGCCGCTGTCGCGGAACTCGCGCAGCGCTTTACCGATGTACTGCATTGAAGGCTGATCCGCCCCGGCAAAGTTTTTCAGATCCAGCACGATGCCGGTAATGTTGCGATCGTCCTTCGCCTGACGAATGGCGTCGACGATATCGAACAGCGAGTTCTCCTGCAGACGGTCGCTGGTAGCGCCAAACAGCTGGCGGCCCAGTACGCCAAGTCGATTGCTGGTGGACGGTTTATCCACTACCACGCCGGTAATATCCAGCAGCAGCGCGCCGCGCCCGGCGTTCTGGCTCTGGCTGGTGGCGCTGAGGTGCATCCAGACACCGACGCAAACCATCACAATAAGGATGAAAAAGAGGTTCATCACCAGGTTGCGGACGAAATTAAGCAGTCGCCACGTCCATTTAAAAAAACCGGCAAGCAGTCGCCAGAGGGTTCGCATGTATTCTCCCTGTCCAGATAATTACCTGTCCGTCCACGCTGGACGGTGTTGTCGGGCTATCGTAATGACCCGACCGTCACTTGTCAGCAGGAATCGCCTGCTACGCTGTAACAAAATCTGCCGTCGTGTTAATTTTGAGTAAATTTCAAGACAGGAGTTAACCCAATGGATGCACTCGAACTGCTTGTTAACCGTCGTAGCGCCTCGCGCCTGGCGGAGCCTGCTCCGGCTGGCGAACAGCTGGACAACATTCTTCGCGCCGGGATGCGCGCCCCTGATCACGGCACCTTACAGCCGTGGCACTTCTTTATCATCGAGGGTGACGGACGCGATCGCTTCAGCACCCTGCTGGAAAAAGGCGCCATCGCTGCCAGCCAGGATGAGAAGGCGATTGAGAAAGCCCGCAACGCACCGTTCCGCGCCCCGATGATCATCGCCGTGGTCGCCAAATGCCAGCCGCAGCACAAAGTGCCGGTGTGGGAGCAGGAGATGTCTGCCGGTTGCGCGGTGATGGCGATGCAGATGGCGGCGGTTGCACAAGGCTACAACGGTATCTGGCGCAGCGGCGCGTTAACCGACAGCCCGGTGGTGCGTGAAGGCCTCGACTGCGGCGCAGACGATAAAATCGTCGGTTTCCTCTATCTGGGCACCCCGCAGCTCAAAGCCTCGACCACCGTTTCCGTGCCTGACACCGCGCCTTTCGTCACCCGATTCTGAACATCCTCATAAAAACTGTCTGGATCCTGAGCAAGCGCAGCAGAATTCAGACAGTCATACTTATCACTTAATGGAATGAGCGCTAACATAGTGCAATTGTAATGAAAGGAGATTGTCATGAGCGAGCAAGCCATTCGTTTAACGCAATACAGCCATGGAGCCGGTTGCGGTTGTAAAATTTCACCTAAAGTGCTGGAGACCATCCTGCACAGCGAGCAGGCGAAGTTTGTCGACCCGAACCTGCTTGTGGGCAATGAAACCCGCGACGATGCCGCCGTCTACGATCTGGGCAACGGCACCAGCATCATCAGCACCACCGATTTCTTCATGCCCATCGTCGACAACCCGTACGACTTCGGGCGCATCGCGGCCACCAACGCCATCAGCGATATTTTTGCCATGGGCGGCAAGCCGATCATGGCGATTGCGATCCTCGGTTGGCCGATTAATACCCTGGCCCCGGAGATCGCCCGGGAGGTGATCGAGGGTGGGCGTTTTGCCTGCCAGCAGGCGGGGATCGCCCTGGCGGGTGGCCACTCCATTGATGCCCCGGAGCCGATTTTCGGCCTGGCGGTCACGGGCGTGGTACCCACGGAACGCGTCAAACGCAACAGCACCGCTGAAGCGGGCTGCAAGCTGTTCCTCACCAAGCCGCTGGGGATTGGCGTGCTCACCACCGCCGAGAAAAAATCACTGCTGCTGCCGGAGCACAAAGGGCTGGCGACGGAAGTGATGTGTCAGATGAACCTGGCCGGTGCCGCCTTTGCCAATATCGACGGCGTGAAGGCGATGACCGACGTGACGGGCTTCGGGCTGCTGGGCCACCTCAGCGAAGTGTGTCAGGGCGCGGGCGTGCAGGCGCAGCTCTGGTATCAGGACATACCTAAACTGCCGGGCGTCGAAGCCTACATTACCCAGGGCGCTGTCCCGGGCGGAACACAGCGTAACTTCGCCAGCTACGGTCATCTGATGGGCGAGATGCCTGCCGAGTGGCGCGATCTGCTGTGCGATCCGCAGACCTCCGGCGGCCTGCTGCTGGCCGTAACCCCAGACGCCGAAGACGACGTCCGCGCGACAGCCGCCGAGTACGGTATCACCCTCACCGCCATTGGCGAGCTGGTGACCGCCCGCGGCGGCCGTCCGATGATTGAGATCCGTTAATTCAATGCGGTTATTTATTGCCGAAAAACCGAGCCTCGCCAGGGCGATTGCGGATGTTTTACCCAAACCGCATCGCAAGGGCGATGGCTATATTGAGTGCGGAAACGGGCAGGTGGTCACCTGGTGTATTGGCCACCTGCTGGAGCAGGCCCAGCCGGACGCCTACGACAGCCGCTACGCGCGCTGGAATCTGAACGATCTCCCCATCGTGCCGGAAAAGTGGCAGCTGCAGCCGCGCCCGTCGGTGACCAAACAGCTGAACGTGATTAAGCGGCTGCTGAATGAGGCGACGGAAGTGATCCACGCCGGTGACCCGGACCGTGAAGGTCAGCTGCTGGTGGACGAAGTGCTGGATTACCTGAGTCTGGCCCCGGAAAAACGCCAGCAGGTGCAGCGCTGTCTGATTAACGATCTCAACCCGCAGGCGGTCGAGCGGGCCATTTCGCGTCTGCGATCCAACAGCGAGTTTGTCCCGCTGTGCGTCTCGGCGCTCGCCCGTGCCCGCGCCGACTGGCTGTACGGCATCAACATGACCCGCGCCTACACCATTCTCGGGCGTAACGCCGGGTATCAGGGTGTGCTCTCGGTGGGCCGGGTGCAGACCCCGGTGCTGGGGCTGGTAGTGCGTCGCGATGAGGAGATCGAGAACTTTGTCGCCAAAGACTTCTTCGAAGTGAAGGCCCACATCGTCACCCCGAAAGACGAACGCTTTACCGCCGTATGGCAGCCGAGCGAGGCCTGCGAACCCTATCAGGATGAAGAGGGGCGTCTGCTGCATCGTCCTCTGGCCGATCACGTGGTGACCCGCATCCAGGGTCAGCCCGCTGTGGTCACCAGCTATAACGATAAACGGGAATCAGAACCTGCGCCGCTGCCGTTCTCGCTTTCTGCTTTGCAGATTGAAGCGGCAAAACGCTACGGCCTGAGCGCGCAAAACGTGCTCGATATCTGCCAGAAGCTGTATGAGACGCACAAGCTGATTACCTATCCGCGTTCCGACAGCCGCTACCTGCCGGAAGAGCATTTCGCCGGGCGTCACGCGGTACTGAACGCCATTGCCGCGCACGCTCCCGATTTGGTGCCGCAGCCGGTGGTCAACCCGGACACCCGCAACCGCTGCTGGGACGATAAAAAGGTGGATGCTCACCACGCCATCATTCCGACGGCGCGCAGCAGTTCCGTCAACCTGACGGATAACGAAGCGAAGGTCTATAACCTCGTGGCCCGCCAGTATCTGATGCAGTTCTGCCCGGATGCGGTGTTCCGCAAGTGCGTTATTGAGCTGGAGATCGCCAAAGGCAAGTTTATCGCTAAAGCCCGATTCCTCGCGGAAGCCGGGTGGCGCACGCTACTGGGCAATAAAGAGCGGGACGAGGAGAACGACGGTACGCCGCTGCCGGTGGTGGCGAAAAACGACGAGCTGCTGTGCGAGAAAGGCGAAGTGGTGGAGCGACAAACCCAGCCACCGCGCCACTTCACCGACGCCACAATCCTTTCTGCCATGACCGGGATCGCCCGCTTTGTGCAGGATAAAGATCTGAAGAAGATCCTGCGCGCGACCGACGGGCTGGGAACGGAAGCGACCCGCGCTGGGATCATCGAGCTGCTGTTCAAACGCGGTTTTCTGCACAAGAAAGGGCGCTATATCCACTCGACGGATGCGGGCCGGGCGCTGATCCACTCTCTGCCGGAGATGGCCGCCAGACCGGACATGACCGCGCACTGGGAGTCGGTGCTGACGCAGATCAGCGAGAAGCAGTGTCGCTATCAGGACTTTATGCAGCCGCTGGTGGGGACGTTATTTGATTTGATCAACCAGGCGCGGAACACCTCGGTGAGAGATTTTCGCGGCATGGTGGCGCCGGGCGGCGACAAGAAGAAAAAGTTTAAGAAGAAGAGTGCGGCCTGAGGAATTGCCGGGTGGCGGCTACGCCTTACCCGGCCTACAAAAGCACGAACCGTAGGCCGGGTAAGCGCAGCGCCACCCGGCACAGCCACAGAATCAGATCACACCCTGACCCAACATCGCATCCGCCACTTTCACAAACCCGGCAATGTTCGCGCCGCGAACGTAGTTGGTCTGCTTCTCCTCGCCGCCGTACTCGACGCAGGCGTGGTGAATATCCAGCATAATGTGATGCAGACGCGCATCCACTTTCTCCGCTTTCCAGCCCATACGCGCGGCGTTTTGCGCCATCTCCAGACCTGAGGTTGCCACACCGCCGGCGTTCGCCGCTTTACCCGGTGCGAACAGCACGCCAGCCTGCAGGAACAGGTCGGTGGCTTCGATGGTGGTTGGCATGTTGGCCCCTTCGGCCACCGCTTTCACGCCGTTGGCGATCAGCTGGTGCGCGGCATCCACGTCCAGTTCGTTCTGGGTGGCGCACGGCAGGGCGATATCCACCGGTACGGCCCACGGCTGTTTGCCTTCCAGATAGACCAGCCCGAACTCACGGGCATAATCGGCCACGCGGCCGTCGCGGCTGGCTTTGATCTCGCACAGGCGCGCCAGTTTTTCGGTAGTGAAGCCCGCTTCGTCAACCACGGTACCGCTGGAGTCAGAGGCGGTGATCACCCGTGCGCCCAGCTCCATCGCTTTCTCGATTGCGTACTGGGCCACGTTGCCGGAGCCGGAAACCGCAACCCGCATCCCGTCAAAGCTCATCCCGTGACGCTTCAGCATCGCTTCCGTGAAGTAGACCAGACCGTAGCCGGTGGCTTCCGGGCGGATCAGGCTGCCGCCGAAGGAGAGGCCTTTCCCGGTAAAGACGCAGGCGCTGTTGTTGGAGAGTTTTTTCATCATCCCGGCCATAAAGCCCACCTCGCGACCGCCAACGCCGATATCCCCGGCCGGTACGTCGGTATCCGCGCCCAGGTGACGATAGAGTTCAGTCATCAGCGCCTGGCAGAAACGCATCACTTCGCCTTCGCTTTTGCCTTTCGGATCGAAATCGCTGCCGCCTTTACCGCCGCCCATAGGCAGGGTGGTCAGGGCATTTTTAAAGGTCTGTTCAAAGCCGAGGAACTTCAGGATCGACAGGTTCACCGACGGGTGGAAACGCATCCCGCCCTTGAACGGGCCAATCGCGGAGCTGAACTGCACGCGCCAGGCACGGTTGACCTGCACCTGATTGCGGTCATCGATCCATACCACGCGGAACTGGATCACGCGTTCAGGTTCAACCAGGCGCTCAAGCAGGGACATCTGACGATAGCGGGGGTTTTGTTCCAGGAATGGCCAGAGGGTGGTCATTACTTCACGTACGGCCTGAGCAAATTCGCTCTGGTGCGGGTCACGCTGTTGAACACGATTCAAAAAGGATTCAAGGGAGCAAGCCTGGTCCATAACTATAAGTTCCTCTTATATTAAAGATTGTTCTATTTGTTACAAATATATACATGTTGTTGTGTTTTTCGACTATACCACCCGATGGCCTTTTGAATGCAAGCGAAATTTCGCCGTCCAGATAAATTCATTAAACGCGCCAGGTCATAACAAAAAACGATGACCGGCGGGATTAAAGCTTCGGCCACTTTTTACCGTTATAGTGATTATCAGGACACAACAGGAAGAGACGTCTATGAAGCGTATTGTGATGGCTGTTTTGCTTGGGGTTTTCTCGGCCGGCAGTCAGGCCGACCAGCGGTTTGGCACCGGCGTGGATGTGAATATCCCGCCGGAGATCTTCAGCTCCAGCGGTCAGCGTCCGCCGCCTTGCAACCAGTGCTGCATTTTTCAGGATCAGAACTATTCAGAAGGGGCGGTAGTAAAAGCCGAAGGGGTGCTGTTGCAGTGCCAGCGCGATCCTAATGCCCTGAGCACGAATCCGCTGGTGTGGCGTCGCGTAAGAGAATAAACGCTTCAAGCAAAGGGATATCCGCCGGGGCGAGATCGTAATCCAGCGCCTCGCGCGGTGAACACCACACCAGCTGGCTGTGGTAGTGCGTTTGGGGTGCGCCGGTAAATTCCGGTACGTGCCAGGCGTGCAGATTGATGAGTCGCTGCGACACTTCCCGCTGATGGCTGGCGACGTAGCGGGCAGGGCGGGCTTCAATACCCAGCTCCTCGCGCAACTCACGCACCAGCGCGTCGGGCTGCGTCTCCCCGGTTTCCACTTTACCCCCGGCAAACTCCCACAGACCCGGCTGATCCGCATGCTCAGGGCGTTGCGCCAGTAAAATTTTGCCATCCCGTTCGAGAATAGCGCAGACAACATCGAGTGTTTTTAGCATGATCGTCAATAATGGTTGAGAGAAAAAGAGTTAGGATCTGCGCACTTAACACGCCAGGGAGCATCCTGTGAAAGAGATACCGCCAGTCTGGGTTAAACCCATCGAATCCATCCCCGCCATTCTAACGCCAGTCGCCTCGATGCAGAAAAAACATTATGGCGCGGTGCTTAATCCCCTGCGTTGGTGGGGACGCATGCCCCGGCTCTTCTGGCTGGTGGCGCTGTTTGTCGGCTTTCTGGAGCGTAAAAAATCGCCGCTCGAGCCGGTACTGCGATCGCTGCTGATGACCCGTATCTCGCAGATCTGCCACTGCGCCTTTTGCATCGACGCCAACGCGTTGCGCCTGGCAGAACGCAGCGGCGGGCTGGATAAGGTGCAGGCGGTGGCGACATGGCGCGACAGCAGCCTGTTCAACGATAAAGAGCGCGCCGCGCTGGCCTATGCGGAGGCGGTGACCGCCACGCCGCCGAGGGTTGATGAGACCACCAAAGCGGCGCTGCGCCGTCACTTTGATGAGGAGGCGATCACCGAGATGACGGCCCTGATCGCTTTCCAGAATTTATCGGCCCGCTTTAACGCGGCGCTGGAGATCCCCTCGCAGGGATTATGTGCAGTGGCAGGAGAGAAACGCGATGCTTGACCGTCACCTTCACCCGCGCATCAAGCCGCTGCTTAACCGGCTGGTAACCACCCTTGATAAACCGGGCATCACCCCGGACGGCATTACGTTGATTGGCTTTGCCATCGGGGTGCTGGCGCTGCCGTTTCTGGCGCAGGGCTGGTATCTGGCAGCGCTGGTGGTCATTGTGCTGAACCGTCTGCTTGACGGGCTGGACGGGGCGCTGGCCCGGCGGCGCGGGCTGACCGATGCCGGCGGTTTTCTCGATATCTCT
This DNA window, taken from Leclercia adecarboxylata, encodes the following:
- a CDS encoding NAD(P)H nitroreductase translates to MDALELLVNRRSASRLAEPAPAGEQLDNILRAGMRAPDHGTLQPWHFFIIEGDGRDRFSTLLEKGAIAASQDEKAIEKARNAPFRAPMIIAVVAKCQPQHKVPVWEQEMSAGCAVMAMQMAAVAQGYNGIWRSGALTDSPVVREGLDCGADDKIVGFLYLGTPQLKASTTVSVPDTAPFVTRF
- the sppA gene encoding signal peptide peptidase SppA, coding for MRTLWRLLAGFFKWTWRLLNFVRNLVMNLFFILIVMVCVGVWMHLSATSQSQNAGRGALLLDITGVVVDKPSTSNRLGVLGRQLFGATSDRLQENSLFDIVDAIRQAKDDRNITGIVLDLKNFAGADQPSMQYIGKALREFRDSGKPVIAVGDNYSQGQYYLASFANKVWLSPQGSVDLHGFATNGLYYKSLLDKLKVTTHVFRVGTYKSAVEPFIRDDMSPAAREADSRWIGELWQNYLSTVAANRQITAEQVFPGAQGVLDGLRKVDGDTAKYALDNKLVDALGSSAEVEKSLTKQFGWSKEEKNFSAISFYDYQAKKPADTGDSIAVVFANGAIMDGEETPGNVGGDTTAAQIRDARLDPKVKAIVLRVNSPGGSVSASEVIRAELAAARAAGKPVVVSMGGMAASGGYWISTPANYIVANPSTLTGSIGIFGVINTVENSLDYLGVHTDGVATSPLADISVTKALPPEVSQMMQLSIENGYKRFITLVADSRKRTPEQIDQIAQGHVWTGQDAKNNGLVDNLGDFDDAVAKAAELAKLKQWHIDFYQDEPTFMDLVMDSFSGSVKAMLPDAMQAYLPAPVATAAKAVKAEGDKLAAFNDPQNRYAFCLTCANVR
- a CDS encoding DNA topoisomerase III, which gives rise to MRLFIAEKPSLARAIADVLPKPHRKGDGYIECGNGQVVTWCIGHLLEQAQPDAYDSRYARWNLNDLPIVPEKWQLQPRPSVTKQLNVIKRLLNEATEVIHAGDPDREGQLLVDEVLDYLSLAPEKRQQVQRCLINDLNPQAVERAISRLRSNSEFVPLCVSALARARADWLYGINMTRAYTILGRNAGYQGVLSVGRVQTPVLGLVVRRDEEIENFVAKDFFEVKAHIVTPKDERFTAVWQPSEACEPYQDEEGRLLHRPLADHVVTRIQGQPAVVTSYNDKRESEPAPLPFSLSALQIEAAKRYGLSAQNVLDICQKLYETHKLITYPRSDSRYLPEEHFAGRHAVLNAIAAHAPDLVPQPVVNPDTRNRCWDDKKVDAHHAIIPTARSSSVNLTDNEAKVYNLVARQYLMQFCPDAVFRKCVIELEIAKGKFIAKARFLAEAGWRTLLGNKERDEENDGTPLPVVAKNDELLCEKGEVVERQTQPPRHFTDATILSAMTGIARFVQDKDLKKILRATDGLGTEATRAGIIELLFKRGFLHKKGRYIHSTDAGRALIHSLPEMAARPDMTAHWESVLTQISEKQCRYQDFMQPLVGTLFDLINQARNTSVRDFRGMVAPGGDKKKKFKKKSAA
- the selD gene encoding selenide, water dikinase SelD; amino-acid sequence: MSEQAIRLTQYSHGAGCGCKISPKVLETILHSEQAKFVDPNLLVGNETRDDAAVYDLGNGTSIISTTDFFMPIVDNPYDFGRIAATNAISDIFAMGGKPIMAIAILGWPINTLAPEIAREVIEGGRFACQQAGIALAGGHSIDAPEPIFGLAVTGVVPTERVKRNSTAEAGCKLFLTKPLGIGVLTTAEKKSLLLPEHKGLATEVMCQMNLAGAAFANIDGVKAMTDVTGFGLLGHLSEVCQGAGVQAQLWYQDIPKLPGVEAYITQGAVPGGTQRNFASYGHLMGEMPAEWRDLLCDPQTSGGLLLAVTPDAEDDVRATAAEYGITLTAIGELVTARGGRPMIEIR